From a single Chitinophagaceae bacterium genomic region:
- the tuf gene encoding elongation factor Tu: protein MAKENFNRNKPHVNIGTIGHVDHGKTTLTAAITKVLAKKGLAEVREFSSIDNAPEEKERGITINTAHVEYQTNNRHYAHVDCPGHADYVKNMVTGAAQMDGAILVVAATDGPMPQTREHILLARQVGVPAIVVFMNKVDLVDDPELLDLVEMEIRDLLTFYKFPGDKIPVIRGSALGGLNGDANWVSKIEELMAQVDSYIPQPVRSTEKDFLLPVEDVFSITGRGTVGTGRIERGVINSGETVEIVGMGAEGLKSTVTGVEMFRKILDRGEAGDNVGLLLRGIEKTQIRRGMIICKPGSVKPHAHFKAEVYVLSKEEGGRHTPFFNKYRPQFYFRTTDVTGEITLPSGREMVMPGDNLTIDVKLLSKIALEVGLRFAIREGGRTVGAGQVTEILD from the coding sequence ATGGCTAAAGAAAATTTTAACCGAAATAAACCGCATGTCAACATCGGAACAATAGGACACGTAGATCACGGTAAAACTACCCTTACCGCCGCTATAACTAAAGTATTAGCAAAAAAAGGATTAGCAGAAGTAAGAGAATTTTCCTCTATAGATAATGCACCCGAAGAAAAAGAAAGAGGTATTACCATCAATACTGCTCACGTAGAATATCAAACAAATAATAGACACTATGCACACGTTGACTGTCCTGGTCACGCTGATTATGTGAAAAATATGGTTACTGGAGCTGCACAAATGGACGGAGCAATATTAGTAGTAGCAGCAACAGACGGACCTATGCCTCAAACAAGGGAACATATTCTTCTTGCAAGACAGGTAGGAGTACCAGCAATAGTTGTCTTTATGAATAAAGTAGATTTAGTAGATGACCCCGAATTATTGGACCTCGTAGAAATGGAAATAAGAGATCTTCTTACATTTTATAAGTTCCCCGGGGATAAAATACCTGTTATTCGCGGCTCTGCTTTAGGAGGACTGAATGGAGATGCAAATTGGGTTTCTAAAATAGAAGAACTCATGGCACAAGTAGATTCTTATATTCCACAACCAGTTCGTTCTACTGAAAAAGATTTTTTACTTCCTGTGGAAGACGTGTTCTCTATAACAGGTCGTGGAACAGTAGGAACAGGAAGAATAGAAAGAGGAGTTATTAATAGTGGGGAAACAGTAGAAATAGTAGGAATGGGAGCAGAAGGATTAAAATCTACCGTTACTGGGGTAGAAATGTTTCGTAAGATATTAGATAGAGGTGAAGCAGGCGATAATGTAGGATTATTATTACGTGGTATTGAAAAAACTCAAATACGCCGCGGTATGATTATATGTAAGCCAGGATCCGTAAAACCACATGCTCATTTTAAAGCAGAAGTATACGTTTTGTCTAAAGAAGAAGGAGGACGACATACTCCATTTTTTAACAAATATAGACCTCAATTTTATTTTAGAACCACAGACGTTACAGGAGAAATAACACTTCCAAGTGGAAGAGAAATGGTTATGCCAGGAGACAATCTTACTATAGACGTAAAACTACTCAGTAAAATAGCATTAGAAGTAGGTCTTAGGTTTGCAATACGAGAAGGAGGAAGGACAGTAGGTGCAGGACAAGTAACGGAAATACTTGACTAA
- a CDS encoding cyclic nucleotide-binding domain-containing protein: MKKIIIFLGGRPEQQYQIILLLLMGFFMGVFIAMYQVGVETLFLLSIGKEYLVPALIVSGVLGVMGTLCFVHYQNTLKYSSITITILFFIFLLVFGLQIILKLTGDVRITFIMFTLLSPIKALTFLVFWGAFGRIFDIRSAKRLIGGIDSGQLTATFITFMVIAFLKNFDLIRTENLLNVSVVGILCLFITSIILVRDFNIDTKIQNKSTQLNNKISYSFLFSNNYLKILCFFLIASTATKLLMENAYLGAMDIRYTEEKDLSIFLSFYDAAVVGMTFIIQTTVSDYILTNFGIKTSLMIMPFVLSIFCIGSVITGHIYGYQENDSDYLFFFLFTAIGRVLGSSTKDAIETLSFKNCFLPLNPKIRLNIQSRIEGVVNESSSFILGIILLGLGSLNFFTTIHYFYINIILLVTVLILASLLYDEYKIAIKRSLMSQKQEIENVNKNNIEAYIMNNIILNLQENHYNNAIIGLNILEKIDVILYKKYLIYLLEFDNIKIREFIYTKCFEYNNFHYLEEIKIFAEKETIPVLKEQSKKLVEYLAHNRSYLLDYTESKKITQSTNKKNKIFLSQLLSQIKKDDKHLLLLIDLLKDSDPDVRKAAIISTTSLHYNELYHLLIDNLSTHTYSLLAKSSLILQENVVHLIDAAFYRTEQNRATMLLIVQILGRIGNQDCVNRLWKKTDFHDKIIVNEVFYWLSFLNYKAKGIQRERIKTEIQSLFSKIVWNLNCIQSLIKFRHHEETEYLTRLIIKSLKNENEKNNEQIFNLMILLYDTQSVILVKENINEKNIEGITFALEMLDIFLDVELKEVAFIIFDDNHISNKVDKLSTYYPIIHFKNNEDILLSIINRGYNNINHWIKVLALLALKEMEHVPLNQSISACIFHKNKLIYETSAYIIYSKDKRAYEYYSQLLDINIKKELDKVLLSNNTRTEIQSYGKENTKKKIMLLSEKILFISKIFLFKHIPEDILANIIESFKYVILNEKKILVDQNIKKNEFIYILLHGEVLLYNDSEQILDTLYSGSVIGLDTILEYQANQHRYIAQEKTELLVLPAVDFFEAAGKYKEIVTAIFLETKHLKVFENTIQII; encoded by the coding sequence TATGGGCGTATTTATTGCCATGTACCAAGTAGGAGTAGAAACTCTATTCCTTCTTAGTATAGGGAAAGAATATTTAGTTCCTGCTTTAATAGTGAGTGGAGTATTAGGAGTAATGGGAACTTTATGCTTTGTCCACTATCAAAATACCTTAAAATATTCTTCCATAACTATCACTATACTTTTTTTTATTTTTTTATTAGTATTCGGACTACAGATTATTCTGAAACTAACGGGTGATGTTCGGATAACCTTTATTATGTTTACTCTTTTATCACCTATAAAAGCATTAACATTTTTAGTTTTTTGGGGAGCTTTCGGAAGAATTTTTGATATTCGTTCGGCGAAGCGACTTATAGGAGGGATAGATTCGGGGCAGCTCACTGCTACTTTTATTACTTTTATGGTTATTGCTTTTCTCAAAAATTTTGACCTCATTAGAACTGAGAACCTATTAAATGTATCTGTGGTTGGAATACTATGCCTCTTTATTACCTCAATTATATTGGTTCGAGATTTTAATATAGATACAAAAATACAAAACAAGAGCACCCAATTAAATAATAAAATATCGTATAGTTTTTTATTCAGTAATAATTATTTGAAGATTCTTTGTTTTTTTCTCATAGCATCCACCGCTACAAAATTGCTGATGGAAAACGCATATTTAGGAGCGATGGACATCAGATACACAGAAGAAAAAGACCTTTCCATTTTTCTATCCTTTTACGATGCCGCTGTCGTGGGGATGACATTTATTATTCAAACAACAGTCAGTGATTATATATTAACCAATTTTGGAATAAAAACATCTCTTATGATTATGCCCTTTGTCCTATCCATATTTTGTATAGGTTCTGTTATCACAGGGCATATATACGGTTATCAAGAAAATGATAGTGACTATCTTTTTTTCTTCTTATTTACTGCTATAGGAAGAGTTCTTGGCAGCTCTACAAAGGATGCCATAGAAACACTCTCTTTTAAGAATTGTTTTCTCCCATTAAATCCCAAAATACGGTTAAACATCCAGTCCAGAATAGAAGGAGTTGTAAATGAATCATCGAGTTTTATTTTAGGAATTATACTATTAGGATTAGGATCCTTAAATTTTTTTACAACTATCCATTATTTTTACATAAATATTATCCTTTTAGTAACCGTATTAATCCTAGCATCACTCTTGTATGATGAATATAAAATAGCTATTAAGCGGTCTCTTATGTCTCAAAAACAAGAAATAGAAAATGTCAATAAAAATAATATAGAGGCATATATAATGAATAATATTATTCTGAACCTACAAGAAAATCACTACAATAATGCTATTATAGGACTCAATATATTAGAAAAAATAGATGTTATTCTCTATAAAAAATACCTCATATATCTTTTGGAATTTGATAATATAAAAATAAGAGAATTTATATACACCAAATGCTTTGAGTATAATAATTTCCATTATTTAGAAGAAATTAAAATCTTTGCTGAAAAAGAAACAATACCCGTATTAAAAGAACAATCTAAAAAATTAGTAGAATACCTCGCTCATAATAGATCATACCTTTTAGATTATACGGAATCAAAAAAAATAACACAATCAACTAACAAAAAAAACAAAATATTTTTATCTCAATTGCTTTCACAAATAAAAAAAGACGATAAGCATTTGCTCTTACTCATAGATCTCCTAAAAGATTCAGACCCTGATGTAAGAAAAGCAGCCATTATCAGCACCACATCTCTACACTACAACGAATTATACCATTTACTTATAGACAACCTTTCTACCCATACTTACTCGCTTCTCGCAAAATCTTCCCTTATACTTCAAGAAAACGTCGTTCATTTGATAGACGCCGCCTTCTATAGAACAGAACAAAATAGAGCAACCATGCTTCTCATAGTTCAAATATTAGGACGCATTGGAAACCAAGATTGTGTTAATAGATTATGGAAAAAAACAGATTTTCATGATAAAATTATTGTAAATGAAGTTTTTTATTGGTTAAGCTTTTTAAACTATAAAGCAAAAGGAATTCAAAGAGAACGAATAAAAACAGAAATTCAATCTCTGTTTTCTAAAATAGTATGGAATCTCAATTGCATACAATCCCTTATAAAATTCCGTCATCACGAAGAAACAGAATATCTAACACGATTAATAATAAAATCATTAAAAAACGAAAATGAGAAAAATAATGAGCAAATATTTAATCTCATGATACTACTATACGATACTCAATCTGTTATTTTAGTAAAAGAAAATATCAATGAAAAAAATATAGAAGGTATAACTTTCGCATTAGAAATGCTAGATATTTTTTTAGACGTAGAATTAAAAGAAGTAGCATTTATTATTTTTGATGATAACCATATATCTAATAAAGTAGACAAATTATCAACATATTATCCAATAATACATTTTAAAAATAATGAAGATATTTTATTATCTATCATAAACAGAGGATACAATAATATAAACCACTGGATAAAAGTATTAGCACTATTAGCACTAAAAGAAATGGAACACGTACCTCTGAATCAAAGTATATCTGCTTGTATATTCCATAAAAACAAATTAATATACGAGACAAGCGCTTATATAATTTATAGTAAGGATAAACGAGCATACGAATACTATTCTCAATTATTAGATATAAACATCAAAAAAGAATTAGATAAAGTTTTATTATCAAATAACACACGTACAGAAATACAATCCTATGGGAAAGAAAATACCAAAAAAAAAATAATGCTCCTATCCGAAAAAATATTATTTATCAGCAAAATTTTCCTATTTAAACATATTCCCGAAGACATTCTTGCAAATATAATAGAATCTTTTAAATACGTAATACTAAACGAAAAAAAAATACTCGTAGATCAAAACATAAAAAAAAATGAGTTTATTTACATATTGTTACATGGAGAAGTTCTCTTATATAATGATAGCGAACAAATATTAGATACTTTATACTCAGGTTCTGTTATAGGATTGGATACCATACTAGAATATCAAGCGAATCAACATAGATATATTGCACAAGAAAAAACAGAACTTTTAGTGCTACCCGCAGTAGACTTTTTTGAAGCAGCAGGAAAATATAAAGAGATAGTAACCGCAATATTTTTAGAAACCAAACATCTAAAAGTATTTGAAAATACCATTCAAATAATTTAA
- the nusG gene encoding transcription termination/antitermination protein NusG, with protein sequence MQLNWYAIKAITGQEKKIKTFLETEISRQKLQNYISEILIPVEKVYEERKGKRYVREKKIFGGYIFIFADVSHGEVLHTVNYTPGVLGFVGSKDKTDKNPTPLRQNEINRILGKMEEAEEALVKQNISFSPGQSVKVIDGPFTGFFATVQEVFEERKKINVTVKIFGRNTLVELNYSQAEKES encoded by the coding sequence ATGCAGTTAAATTGGTATGCAATAAAAGCAATTACAGGGCAAGAAAAGAAAATAAAAACATTTTTGGAAACAGAAATTAGTAGACAAAAATTGCAAAATTATATTTCCGAAATACTTATACCAGTTGAAAAAGTATATGAGGAAAGAAAAGGAAAAAGATATGTAAGAGAAAAAAAAATATTTGGAGGTTATATATTTATATTTGCAGATGTAAGTCATGGCGAGGTGTTGCATACAGTAAATTATACACCTGGCGTTTTAGGATTTGTTGGATCTAAAGATAAAACAGATAAAAATCCAACTCCACTAAGACAAAATGAAATTAATCGTATACTAGGAAAAATGGAAGAAGCAGAGGAAGCCCTGGTAAAACAAAATATCTCATTTTCTCCTGGCCAATCTGTGAAAGTGATAGATGGACCTTTTACCGGTTTTTTTGCAACCGTGCAAGAAGTATTTGAAGAAAGAAAAAAAATAAATGTTACTGTAAAAATTTTTGGACGTAATACATTAGTAGAATTAAATTACTCACAAGCAGAAAAAGAATCATAA
- a CDS encoding DUF4062 domain-containing protein, giving the protein MQIGTEIIICYTEPERNTKKEEILWIESFEDILRSYLIQIMPVPLTIKLVSDAFIEKETWKNTLVCIIIVSTGYNKKNTLVQKIKEFGEKYHTEENRSLEKLYPIIEVLKKPIEEDVFLNEYKNTQKYEFYIINNITREIEELIPFLGKGSKNPYWMNMLDIANHIKYIYHNLKHENQQSKNTYPEKEELEKEKTIYLSITEHDLVNQRDTIKRELVRYGYNVLPTTPLPQKNEEIESFIIENIQKSIMSIHLIGEYYGTEAQENKISIAELQYNIVESYSQNIRKQTNHFLKKIIWIPQNFQNHYEKQDIFIDRIKTDINTDYFLDIFQGNIAELKELIKKEIHFLGEQFKKKRHQTSAIEKKKSIYVIFDKIDTDIAIPIVKFFKDMDFHIITPNFETNIIEMRNLHRIYLQQCDASFIIYGKINEQWVLSKIQDIHRTPAFEGTYSTKKHGIYINNNSDPKKFENKLLHVTYNNSDFYQSILFPFIDTIESK; this is encoded by the coding sequence ATGCAGATAGGAACAGAAATAATTATATGTTATACAGAACCAGAAAGAAACACTAAAAAAGAAGAAATTCTATGGATAGAAAGTTTTGAGGATATTTTAAGATCTTATTTGATACAAATAATGCCTGTCCCACTTACAATAAAACTAGTATCTGATGCTTTTATTGAAAAAGAAACATGGAAAAACACACTTGTTTGTATAATTATTGTATCCACTGGTTATAATAAAAAAAATACTCTTGTTCAAAAAATAAAAGAATTTGGAGAAAAATACCACACAGAAGAAAACCGCTCTCTTGAAAAATTATATCCAATAATTGAAGTATTAAAAAAACCAATAGAAGAAGATGTATTCCTAAATGAGTATAAAAACACACAAAAATATGAATTTTATATAATAAATAACATTACAAGGGAAATAGAAGAACTTATTCCTTTTTTAGGAAAAGGGTCAAAAAACCCTTACTGGATGAACATGTTAGATATTGCAAACCATATAAAATATATTTACCATAATTTAAAACACGAAAATCAACAATCAAAAAATACATATCCAGAAAAAGAAGAACTTGAAAAAGAAAAAACAATATACTTATCAATTACAGAACATGACCTTGTAAATCAAAGAGATACTATAAAACGAGAACTGGTACGTTATGGGTATAATGTTTTACCAACAACTCCCTTACCCCAAAAAAATGAAGAAATTGAATCATTTATTATAGAGAATATACAAAAAAGCATTATGTCTATCCATCTAATAGGCGAATATTATGGAACAGAAGCACAAGAAAATAAAATATCTATTGCAGAACTACAATACAACATAGTAGAATCCTATTCTCAAAATATACGAAAACAAACAAATCACTTTTTAAAAAAAATAATATGGATACCACAAAATTTTCAAAACCACTATGAAAAACAAGATATTTTTATAGATAGAATAAAAACAGATATTAATACAGACTATTTTTTAGATATATTCCAAGGAAATATTGCCGAACTTAAAGAATTAATAAAAAAAGAAATACACTTTTTAGGTGAGCAATTTAAAAAAAAAAGACACCAAACATCTGCTATAGAAAAAAAAAAAAGTATTTATGTTATTTTTGACAAAATAGATACCGATATTGCTATTCCTATAGTAAAGTTTTTTAAAGATATGGACTTTCATATTATTACACCTAATTTTGAAACAAATATAATAGAAATGCGAAATCTACATAGAATATACCTACAGCAATGTGATGCTTCTTTTATAATATATGGAAAAATAAACGAACAATGGGTTTTATCCAAAATACAAGATATCCACAGGACCCCAGCTTTTGAAGGAACATATTCTACAAAAAAACACGGAATTTACATTAACAATAATAGCGACCCTAAAAAATTTGAAAACAAATTACTACACGTTACTTATAACAACAGCGATTTTTACCAAAGTATATTATTTCCTTTTATAGATACTATAGAATCTAAATAA
- the secE gene encoding preprotein translocase subunit SecE: protein MNKIKFFVISSYEEMMTKVTWPSYISLRKNATMILISAIIFAILVGIVDRVFEQILQFIYNTV, encoded by the coding sequence ATGAATAAAATAAAATTTTTTGTTATATCTTCATACGAAGAAATGATGACAAAAGTTACTTGGCCTAGTTATATTTCTTTACGAAAAAACGCTACTATGATACTTATATCTGCTATAATTTTTGCAATATTAGTAGGTATTGTAGATAGAGTTTTTGAACAAATTTTACAATTTATTTATAACACCGTTTAA
- a CDS encoding NADH-quinone oxidoreductase subunit N, whose product MNLYPSIIKDLFFFTPIIISILGILLLFLIDISIPKNKYSLFINLSILVLNCIFSGFFFLTKTKTTDVYILFDGTFIYDIYTEFGLISITICCFLSVFFSYSFLKTKHEYFYVFLALLTSSLLLITSSHFISLFISLEMLSVCSYILACFSDNKKSTESAFNYLLYGVLASGVMLYAMSILYGMAGSMYYMDYQFITSLSSQNYKVVLFFTLLFLVGLFFKIGIFPFHIWMPNVFQNSSLPFVAILSTIPKIACFLVLFRILSIFLAIPYFSQILLLIGIVSITSGNVLALIQTDIRKMFAYSSISHSGFLFLLLSSISNFSFHIFCYYSIALIGMNFLFFLLIDKLELFHKKTFESISGIGKKNILLSLFFIIVLISLTGLPPTAGFFAKLYVFLFLWKNYIHGDIFSLIIFFAAVLNTILSLFYYIKIPYYLFLKKTEDTVKKIPLSFEKDYILYILTILLILLFFMPEMI is encoded by the coding sequence ATGAACCTTTACCCCTCAATTATCAAAGATTTATTCTTTTTTACCCCTATAATAATAAGCATACTAGGAATATTATTACTCTTTCTCATAGATATTTCCATCCCAAAAAATAAATATTCTCTTTTTATAAATCTTTCTATTCTCGTATTGAATTGCATTTTTTCTGGATTCTTTTTCCTCACAAAAACAAAAACCACAGACGTTTATATACTTTTTGACGGAACTTTTATATACGACATATATACAGAGTTCGGACTTATTTCTATAACAATATGTTGCTTTTTGAGTGTTTTTTTCTCCTACTCTTTTTTAAAAACAAAGCACGAATATTTTTATGTTTTTCTTGCCCTATTAACCTCGTCCCTTTTATTAATCACCTCGTCTCATTTTATTTCTCTTTTTATTTCTTTAGAAATGCTATCCGTTTGTTCTTATATATTAGCATGTTTTTCTGATAATAAAAAAAGTACGGAATCCGCTTTTAATTACTTATTATACGGCGTTCTTGCTTCAGGAGTTATGCTATATGCGATGAGTATTTTATACGGTATGGCAGGCAGTATGTACTATATGGATTATCAATTTATAACATCTCTCAGTAGTCAAAATTATAAAGTAGTTTTATTTTTTACATTACTTTTTTTGGTAGGATTATTTTTTAAAATAGGAATATTCCCATTCCATATATGGATGCCAAATGTATTTCAAAATTCTTCTCTTCCATTTGTTGCTATATTATCTACCATTCCTAAAATCGCCTGCTTTTTAGTTCTTTTCAGAATCCTTTCTATTTTTTTAGCGATACCATATTTTTCCCAAATACTTCTTCTTATCGGTATCGTAAGTATAACAAGCGGAAATGTATTAGCACTTATTCAAACAGATATTCGCAAAATGTTCGCTTACTCTTCTATATCCCATTCGGGCTTTTTATTCTTACTTCTTTCTTCTATAAGTAACTTTTCTTTTCATATTTTTTGCTATTACTCCATAGCATTAATAGGTATGAACTTTCTTTTTTTTTTACTAATAGATAAATTGGAACTTTTCCATAAAAAAACCTTTGAATCTATAAGCGGGATTGGAAAAAAAAATATATTACTTTCTCTATTCTTTATAATAGTACTTATTTCTTTGACAGGGTTACCACCCACAGCTGGTTTTTTTGCAAAGCTCTACGTGTTTTTATTTCTTTGGAAAAATTATATACACGGAGATATTTTTTCACTTATTATATTTTTTGCAGCTGTTTTAAATACGATACTTTCTCTTTTTTATTACATAAAAATCCCTTATTATCTTTTTTTAAAAAAAACAGAAGATACTGTAAAAAAAATCCCTCTTTCTTTTGAAAAAGATTATATTTTATATATTTTGACAATATTACTTATACTTTTATTTTTTATGCCTGAAATGATATAA